The Candidatus Zixiibacteriota bacterium DNA segment GAAGATTTGAATATTCAAACGCTTAATAAACTGAACCCGCGTTATATTTTTCTGCCGCACTGGTCATATATCATTCCCGCTGAAGTATATGCAAATTTTGAATGCGTAATTTTTCACATGACAGATGTTCCATTTGGCCGCGGTGGAAGTCCGCTTCAGAACCTGATTGTCAGAGGGATTTATGACACTAAGATTTCGGCGCTTCGATGCGTTAGAAAACTCGATGCAGGACCTGTATACCTAAAACGCCCCTTATCGCTATATGGAACAGCTGAGGAGATATTTCTCAGGGCGGGGAAAATAATAGAGGAAATGATAATAGATATAATAGACAGTCAACCCGAACCGGTTGAACAATCAGGCGAAGAGGTTGTTTTTACTCGACGCAAACCCAAGCAAAGCAATATTGATAGTATTAGCGGGATGGAAAAATTGTATGATCATATTCGCATGCTTGATGCGGATGGTTATCCTCATTCGTTTTTGAAGGCAGGTAAATTCAGGTTTGAATTTAGGAGGGCATCTCTAAGAAAAGGCAGAATTGTTGCTGATGTTGAGATTACCGAGGTTGATAATGAGTAGCACAATATTAGTGATAGCCGCCCATCCGGATGATGAAGTATTAGGCTGTGGCGGAACAATAGCCCGTCATGCAAAAGCAGGCGATGCGGTGCATGTTGTCATACTTGGCGAGGGCATAACAAGCCGTGATGGTAAACG contains these protein-coding regions:
- a CDS encoding methionyl-tRNA formyltransferase; the encoded protein is MNYVLATSRVWHEKMAKDLQEQSDSRFDLISRKEDLNIQTLNKLNPRYIFLPHWSYIIPAEVYANFECVIFHMTDVPFGRGGSPLQNLIVRGIYDTKISALRCVRKLDAGPVYLKRPLSLYGTAEEIFLRAGKIIEEMIIDIIDSQPEPVEQSGEEVVFTRRKPKQSNIDSISGMEKLYDHIRMLDADGYPHSFLKAGKFRFEFRRASLRKGRIVADVEITEVDNE